One genomic window of Halorubrum hochsteinianum includes the following:
- a CDS encoding metal-dependent hydrolase gives MNKRGHVLNGLLLALGLGFVLEPGVDAATARAIAEITVPVVLGALFPDVDTAFGRHRKTLHSLPVLAVFLAYPIVFGNLQYVWIGVLTHYILDVVGSRRGIALFHPLSDKEYSLPTGVTTSSKYADLVTVIITAVEIAALWAINEFVINLELDLSAAAQTASQAAAGFGL, from the coding sequence ATGAACAAACGCGGCCACGTCCTCAACGGCCTGCTGCTCGCCTTGGGGCTCGGGTTCGTCCTCGAACCGGGGGTCGACGCGGCGACCGCCCGGGCGATCGCGGAGATAACCGTCCCCGTCGTGTTGGGGGCGCTGTTCCCCGACGTCGACACCGCCTTCGGTCGCCACCGGAAGACGCTCCACAGCCTCCCCGTGCTGGCCGTGTTCTTGGCGTACCCGATCGTCTTCGGCAACCTCCAGTACGTGTGGATCGGCGTGTTGACGCATTACATCCTCGACGTGGTCGGGAGCCGGCGGGGGATCGCGCTGTTCCACCCGCTCTCCGACAAGGAGTACTCGCTGCCGACCGGCGTGACGACGAGCAGCAAGTACGCGGACCTCGTCACCGTGATCATCACCGCCGTCGAGATCGCCGCGCTCTGGGCGATCAACGAGTTCGTCATCAACCTCGAACTCGACCTCTCCGCGGCCGCACAGACCGCCTCGCAGGCCGCGGCCGGGTTCGGCCTATAA